The following are encoded together in the Primulina tabacum isolate GXHZ01 chromosome 18, ASM2559414v2, whole genome shotgun sequence genome:
- the LOC142532610 gene encoding uncharacterized protein LOC142532610 produces the protein MGEADAEPDNVMTELQTKELSQQRFESDSEEDPEEDQENGLYVEISEDPENVMNEEPEEAASEVEIYEESDEDPGNTMVEVSEDDPEEEINEEDEVHKEPDENPEEEIYEESEEESEEEIVEDLGDDPEEEMDEEPEEESEEEIVEDLEDDPEEEIDEESDEEQAVENSNLSLLRGGSADVKGLGHKLNDSADVESRNKMVAIKTSGPISSTVTPSELHQSNNATKHVQHSSRLGKMTLEGCKSQKMIQNEENLKSESIGTFAKSEFDGKIGLVSVTVNDDCASKQHEPGTSSIKHRRSRWDLRAEGETPLIAETGKRRKTRWDNDDSRNFLFQVSSSLELSTNQEVLRLKESLMEINKMLQSSEINGKETAEEISPQKPDNISHGMKINARARRKLKKNQRKILSQLATLLSCQSPYPFTKKIFVPVGEYPTYKFIGLILGPKGNTQKRMEKETGAKIRLRGKGFGDHSETEELHVLVEADNQRALNAAKAMVEKLLIPVADENNEHKKAQLTELAKMRGTYKDQNTCQLCKEQGHREYACPLKDSSFNAACCDTCGGFDHPTSKCISNEKANEKSNKEVDNSTLYVGYLSQVTDEKRLKELFLPFGKIIKAAVIKDPMTGLSKGYGFVEFDKSTDASAAVTYMNGYKMAGKVLAVRIAGQKPVPAPPPTPVPSVIYGQTSGIYGREPSMFPGAQVSFSTSESSYFPYSSGTVARTVGSTIPPYAATSISYPRMNNNDVSSHEFSCQITNSSSNSAISHFHGNPDTGSQFKSYITSSQFNPYITNPAMDEFRTFSQITETKDITNYGQGYRLS, from the coding sequence ATGGGAGAAGCTGATGCTGAACCTGATAATGTTATGACTGAGCTACAAACCAAGGAGTTGAGCCAGCAGCGTTTTGAGAGTGACAGTGAGGAAGACCCtgaagaagatcaagaaaacgGGTTGTATGTGGAAATTTCTGAAGATCCTGAAAATGTAATGAATGAGGAACCTGAAGAAGCAGCTTCGGAGGTAGAAATATACGAGGAATCTGATGAAGATCCTGGAAATACCATGGTTGAGGTGTCTGAAGATGATCCAGAAGAGGAAATAAATGAGGAAGACGAAGTACACAAGGAGCCTGATGAAAATCCAGAGGAAGAAATATATGAAGAATCCGAAGAAGAATCGGAAGAAGAAATAGTTGAGGATCTTGGAGATGATCCAGAAGAAGAAATGGATGAAGAACCTGAAGAAGAATCAGAAGAGGAAATAGTTGAGGATCTAGAAGATGATCCAGAAGAGGAAATAGACGAGGAATCGGATGAAGAGCAAGCGGTGGAAAATTCTAATCTCTCTCTTTTAAGGGGTGGTAGTGCAGATGTTAAGGGTTTGGGGCATAAACTCAATGACAGTGCTGATGTAGAAAGCAGAAATAAAATGGTTGCTATAAAGACGAGTGGACCCATTTCAAGTACTGTCACTCCATCAGAGTTACACCAGAGTAATAATGCAACCAAACATGTTCAGCATTCCTCGAGATTGGGAAAAATGACACTAGAAGGCTGTAAATCACAGAAGATGATTCAGAATGAAGAAAACTTGAAGTCCGAATCAATTGGTACATTTGCTAAAAGCGAGTTTGATGGTAAAATAGGACTTGTTAGTGTCACTGTCAATGATGATTGTGCTTCTAAACAGCACGAGCCTGGTACAAGTTCTATAAAACACAGGCGGAGTCGGTGGGATCTCAGAGCTGAAGGGGAAACTCCTTTAATTGCTGAGACTGGTAAAAGAAGGAAAACCAGGTGGGATAATGATGATTCTCGAAATTTCTTGTTTCAGGTATCAAGCTCCTTGGAGCTTTCAACGAACCAAGAGGTCTTGAGGTTGAAGGAGAGCTTAATGGAAATAAACAAAATGCTGCAAAGTTCGGAGATTAATGGTAAGGAAACTGCAGAAGAAATATCCCCTCAGAAACCAGATAACATTAGCCATGGCATGAAGATAAATGCACGTGCACGGAGGAAACTCAagaaaaatcaaagaaaaattttatctcAGTTAGCTACACTATTATCCTGTCAAAGTCCTTACCCTTttacaaagaaaatttttgTTCCTGTGGGGGAGTATCCAACCTATAAATTCATAGGTCTTATTCTTGGACCTAAGGGAAATACCCAAAAGAGAATGGAGAAGGAAACTGGAGCAAAGATTCGTCTAAGAGGAAAAGGTTTTGGGGACCATTCTGAGACTGAAGAATTACATGTCCTCGTGGAGGCTGACAACCAAAGGGCATTGAATGCTGCCAAGGCTATGGTTGAGAAGCTGCTTATTCCGGTGGCCGATGAAAATAATGAACACAAAAAAGCTCAGTTAACAGAGCTGGCAAAAATGAGGGGAACATATAAAGATCAAAACACATGCCAGTTGTGCAAGGAGCAAGGCCACAGAGAATATGCCTGCCCTCTGAAAGATTCCAGTTTTAACGCTGCTTGTTGCGACACATGCGGAGGTTTTGACCATCCCACATCAAAATGTATATCAAATGAAAAAGCAAACGAAAAATCGAACAAAGAGGTGGACAATTCAACTCTTTATGTGGGCTATCTATCCCAGGTAACTGATGAAAAAAGGTTAAAAGAGCTATTCTTGCCGTTTGGTAAAATCATCAAGGCAGCAGTAATCAAGGATCCAATGACAGGTCTCAGTAAAGGTTATGGATTTGTTGAATTCGACAAGTCCACTGATGCATCTGCAGCTGTCACATACATGAATGGGTACAAAATGGCAGGTAAAGTTTTGGCAGTTAGAATAGCTGGGCAGAAACCTGTTCCAGCTCCCCCACCTACGCCTGTTCCATCTGTTATTTATGGTCAGACTAGTGGCATCTACGGCCGTGAACCATCAATGTTTCCTGGGGCTCAAGTCTCCTTCTCAACCAGCGAAAGTTCATATTTTCCTTATTCTTCTGGTACGGTTGCTAGAACTGTGGGTTCGACCATCCCTCCATATGCCGCGACTAGCATCAGTTACCCAAGGATGAATAATAACGATGTCTCTAGTCATGAATTTTCTTGCCAGATCACCAATTCATCTTCCAATTCAGCAATATCCCATTTCCATGGTAATCCAGATACCGGTTCCCAATTCAAGTCATACATCACCAGTTCCCAGTTCAATCCCTACATCACTAATCCAGCCATGGATGAATTTCGAACATTCAGTCAGATTACAGAGACTAAAGATATAACCAATTATGGGCAAGGTTATCGACTTTCATGA
- the LOC142532611 gene encoding single-strand DNA endonuclease 1 has translation MGVKNLWDILESCKKTLPLHHLQNKRVCVDLSCWMVQLQSVNRSHCATKEKVYLRGLFHRLRALIALNCSLIFVTDGAIPAVKLSTYRRRLNNAENEAIVDAANHCKVSSIKRNMGSEFSRMIKEAEVLALALGIPCLNGLEEAEAQCALLNSESLCDGCFTTDSDAFLFGARTVYRDICLGEGGYVVCYEMDDIERFLGFGRNSLISLAVLLGSDYTQGVRGFGPESACQFVKSIGDSTVLRRLALEGLSIVKKQKSSKRKEQTLTSKHEEHFAILKTNFVGNGCNLPIDNQFLKVIDAYLKPKCHSAESVAVHRALSVYTFGRSQLHQICAQFFDWPPEKTDEYILPKIAERDLRRFSNLCSTSSQLGVYLPIDEMPVKCPVSSIVKKRISRGRDYFEVTWEDMHGLKASVVPADLVESACPEKILEFHERKAQEKKPKHKSRPKKVGKTVLKEIDDKLRELLLDSDRDTNNTDIIGGLVPEEISTSTHVDMLDPRACHGSKLKVNSRGGEGGKNGVSSSSDCYATGLSFPETEIIDLMSPSPSVRARGISECQDVKCIDVELSESDNDVSPEHARRARELRLFIARIGDRNS, from the exons ATGGGAGTGAAGAATCTCTGGGACATATTGGAATCTTGCAAGAAAACCCTTCCTCTTCACCATCTCCA GAACAAGAGGGTATGCGTGGATTTGTCTTGTTGGATGGTTCAACTTCAAAGTGTGAATAGATCTCACTGTGCGACGAAAGAGAAGGTTTATTTGAGGGGTTTGTTCCACCGCCTAAGAGCTCTCATTGCCTTGAATTGTAGTCTTATCTTTGTTACAG ATGGAGCAATTCCTGCTGTCAAATTATCTACATACAGGCGCCGCTTAAATAATGCAGAGAACGAA GCCATTGTAGATGCTGCAAATCATTGTAAAGTATCGTCTATTAAAAGAAACATGGGATCTGAGTTTTCACGGATGATAAAGGAAGCCGAAGTTCTAGCTTTGGCGCTTGGTATTCCATGCCTGAATGG ACTTGAGGAGGCTGAAGCTCAATGTGCATTGCTAAACTCAGAATCGTTATGC GATGGATGTTTCACGACAGATTCTGATGCATTTTTGTTTGGGGCGAGAACGGTCTACAGAGATATTTGTCTTG GTGAAGGTGGTTATGTTGTTTGCTATGAAATGGATGATATTGAGAGATTCCTCGGATTTGGAAGGAATTCCTTG ATTTCTCTAGCTGTTCTTCTTGGCAGTGATTATACACAAGGAGTTCGTGGTTTTGGACCG GAGTCAGCTTGTCAGTTTGTCAAATCTATCGGTGACTCCACTGTTCTTCGACGTCTTGCATTAGAGGGATTGTCAATTGTAAAGAAACAAAAGAGCTCCAAAAGAAAAGAACAAACTTTAACAAGCAAACATGAAGAGCACTTTGCCATTCTCAAGACTAATTTTGTTG GGAATGGGTGTAATTTGCCTATCGACAATCAGTTTTTGAAAGTGATTGATGCATACTTGAAGCCAAAATGCCATTCTGCAGAATCAGTTGCCGTGCACAG GGCTCTTTCTGTGTATACCTTTGGTCGTAGCCAGTTGCATCAGATATGTGCTCAGTTTTTTGACTGGCCTCCAGAGAAAACAG ATGAATACATTCTTCCGAAGATCGCTGAAAGAGACTTGAGGCGATTCTCTAACCTTTGCTCCACCTCATCACAACTTGGAGTCTATCTGCCTATAGACGAG ATGCCAGTCAAGTGTCCTGTATCTAGCATTGTTAAGAAGAGAATATCTCGAGGAAGAGACTACTTTGAGGTTACTTGGGAAGACATGCATGGGCTCAAAGCATCTGTGGTACCTGCCGATCTTGTGGAGAG TGCTTGTCCCGAAAAGATTCTGGAATTTCATGAAAGGAAAGCTCAAGAAAAGAAACCGAAGCATAAGTCGAGGCCAAAGAAAGTAGGGAAGACAGTTCTGAAGGAAATTGATGATAAACTACGGGAACTTCTGCTTGATAGTGACCGAGACACGAACAATACTGATATTATAGGAGGATTGGTACCAGAGGAGATCAGTACCTCCACCCATGTTGATATGCTCGACCCAAGGGCATGCCATGGTTCCAAGTTGAAGGTTAACAGTCGAGGAGGCGAAGGAGGGAAGAATGGGGTTAGCTCCAGTTCAGATTGCTATGCCACTGGTTTGAGTTTCCCTGAAACAGAAATAATTGATTTGATGAGCCCTTCACCCTCAGTACGTGCTCGTGGCATTTCTGAATGCCAAGATGTGAAGTGCATTGATGTTGAGTTGAGTGAGTCGGATAATGATGTTTCACCTGAACACGCAAGAAGAGCCAGGGAGCTCAGATTGTTCATAGCCAGAATAGGAGATCGAAACTCTTGA